Proteins encoded together in one Anopheles darlingi chromosome 3, idAnoDarlMG_H_01, whole genome shotgun sequence window:
- the LOC125957821 gene encoding Y+L amino acid transporter 2 encodes MAKVGDLDNRPAQQGFRRESEEAKMATEGAGSDGGIKMKKELGLMDGVAIIVGVIVGAGIFVSPKGVLLYSGSIGQAIIVWILSGVLSMVGALCYAELGTMIPKSGGDYAYIGEAFGPLPAFLYLWVALLILVPAGNAITAITFAQYLLQPLWPTCEPPYESVRLLAAVITCLLTAINCRNVKWVARVTETFTGMKVLALLVITGAGAYHLLSGNTELLESPFANSKIQPGFIAVAFYNGLFSYSGWNYLNFVTEELKDPYRNLPRAICISMPLVTIIYVITNIAYFAVLPPDEMLSSQAVAVTFAEKMLSFMAWTMPLFVACSTFGSLNGAIFASSRLFFVGARNGHLPAALSLININCLTPIPSLLFLCALTLLLLFIRDVFAIINYVSYVEILFIFISVAGLLRLRQKAPDTYRPIKVSLIAPIVFLLVAGFLVIFSVFESPMEVGIGTAIILLGIPVYYVTIGKPWSWLTEKSQAFNTLCCKLFLCMPNSEKLD; translated from the exons ATGGCTAAGGTGGGCGATCTAGACAACCGGCCAGCCCAGCAGGGCTTTCGTCGCGAAAGTGAGGAAGCGAAAATGGCAACGGAAGGGGCTGGTAGCGACGGTGGTATTAAGATGAAGAAGGAGCTGGGCCTCATGGACGGAGTGGCAATCATCGTCGGCGTTATAGTCGGTGCTGGAATATTCGTCTCTCCGAAGGGTGTCCTGCTCTACTCTGGCTCGATTGGTCAGGCGATCATCGTATGGATACTGTCCGGTGTGCTCAGTATGGTCGGTGCGCTCTGCTACGCGGAACTTG GAACGATGATACCGAAGTCTGGTGGTGATTACGCGTACATCGGTGAAGCATTCGGACCATTGCCCGCCTTCCTGTACCTGTGGGTTGCCCTTCTGATTCTCGTCCCGGCCGGGAATGCAATTACCGCAATCACGTTCGCGCAGTATCTTCTGCAGCCACTGTGGCCCACCTGTGAGCCGCCCTACGAGTCTGTTCGTTTGCTGGCGGCCGTTATAACCT GCTTGTTGACGGCTATCAACTGTCGCAATGTGAAATGGGTTGCACGGGTAACGGAGACGTTCACCGGGATGAAGGTGTTGGCCCTACTCGTCattaccggtgccggtgcttaTCATTTGCTGAGTGGAAATACGGAGTTGCTTGAATCACCGTTCGCCAACTCGAAAATACAACCGGGATTCATTGCCGTCGCCTTCTACAACGGATTGTTTTCGTACTCGGGCTGGAACTATCTGAATTTTGTGACGGAAGAGCTGAAGGATCCCTACCG CAATCTACCGAGAGCCATCTGTATCAGCATGCCTCTCGTGACCATCATCTACGTGATAACCAACATTGCCTACTTCGCCGTGCTTCCACCTGACGAAATGCTTTCCTCGCAAGCCGTGGCG GTGACCTTTGCAGAGAAAATGCTGAGCTTCATGGCCTGGACCATGCCCCTGTTTGTGGCTTGTTCCACCTTTGGCTCACTGAATGGTGCCATCTTTGCGTCTTCGCGACTCTTCTTCGTCGGTGCTCGAAACGGACATCTTCCAGCGGCGCTTTCGCTCATCAACATTAACTGTCTTACACCGATACCTTCGCTTCTGTTTTTG TGTGCCCTCACCTTGTTGCTGCTATTCATTCGAGATGTATTTGCGATCATCAACTATGTCAGCTACGTGGAGATTCTGTTCATCTTCATCTCAGTCGCCGGACTTTTGCGGTTACGACAGAAGGCACCAGATACTTACCGCCCAATCAAG GTTTCTCTCATTGCACCAATCGTGTTTCTCTTAGTGGCTGGATTTTTGGTGATATTTTCCGTGTTTGAGTCACCGATGGAGGTGGGCATTGGTACCGCGATTATTCTGCTTGGCATTCCGGTGTACTACGTCACGATCGGTAAACCTTGGAGCTGGTTAACGGAAAAGTCGCAAGCATTCAACACACTATGCTGCAAGCTGTTTCTATGCATGCCCAACAGCGAAAAGCTAGACTAa
- the LOC125957809 gene encoding uncharacterized protein LOC125957809, whose translation MANPCSSKRPTGNKKGQQDSSKIKSNLSGLKHALHGTSYQLKLGIVVCLASARKLLVPNSNFTFKVIAEDPTAGKFDDIVYTFREGDYTGTLKIQAKHKLNKSALQDDGSKKSSEIQGKPKHESTGPKITSNDFIADAKNDFYIEQYYKSFRDQQPQTIETGLEGLIICTNAVVDDDAQVMWAPIDPKATSLDFYISTLFRQIRGTCYQLKTHYKRAILAKLMINAMKSKEEMVSWQNPLFKEYRGAILSIINKEDISTSVPSFKFTDRFLDSSFVNVSPSYEAFRKEFEDQYRQEFQIERSVWDDLKEKRVYVSEAFLSDEKNQYFSSASFPEDNVDESFNSFCERFRLVCDTFSEHGLDDAISELWGNLHSEGNTSQGKRCVETNLVTEKLFKTNFDWLMDPFAKPLHSDDFKNDLENIQSTLAHIKLKGTSDKLRKKVMGSSFRIRPAALQASELYEQIESETLLEIEAYDIQLGVTLISDILAMQRKDIHNALLLDDKEFVDKSTVAENVFSTSENLSCLIIICHEAFKTVQRIVRRWKKEILNTPTKQVLLVRKVFETSVDLNCFCIRDVTDESWKQFLDKSIPFCGTTILAAKLFQNNFAETSLEEFIQELDFGKQMNEQNPIIQTYQEIESTYVQRGWIDQKTKLQAENLYRSDRGKMIDILKDIREMQEEKISFVEITERIRKLLTFDCIFTEANKRGEAMELAGGDDVKKVLILLGEAGLGKSTSLTWLAWHLWNQNPAFWVIRCNLSDHCSDFKPFLQNIKNGSDIVIDENEALQLLYTLIYSSLLGQKNAQKCPECLVLSYGKVMLNVELMKHHNLSLHNLIHLLLFQEKFNAGELVLLLDGFDEIAPHYKDVVLKLLFHFDQFNGLRKMYLTSRPYGFKQLFKKAFKELAFFQLKPLSLQNKGSMLYRMMKRKLNYTKIDTEEIVDFHKALCVLILYYLDEMSNVPLNLMMSVEMFLELAERYINCPLKTVNKELFEAMKDRSKSSFIIEKFVEMKIQLIYCKFGAKQDAVDNPILIDKHKEEIEKIKRQHGLVALWVLLSKDEVESILSASEMCEASDCMEHIQEAREKTGIIHGIKDGTPIFIHRTFAEYLAAWWVIQRQMEGKHKREIKISSLQSFWEENGLRKHVDKILAKDHPLHLAVIEHDWETIKSLVSGNLTTFNEKDGGNRTLLHLLACYVEFKYWGNLLPNFVESNKSLSDMIRVKERLFGFTAFDCAVHINVHFLYNPTEHSEFICFLLHHGASINIGILYEQLVSSGQVKIRQAARYAKYAMEYLSRRAIEYESDDVGRNMKQFCHNVAQVLNNESSAHIAGPFNRQNISRHEHCYIEHSILEYIIEEDSVWMLDSIKQQMVDQEQFVHMVRNSLFELALEKKSIFVLSFFVQLDASLLSHDNLWRCILNTVDLNYTNEFKCFVDLYISQLTVNISNFKSCSNESNDDDDNVNYFPNAVVENDIYILDQYLHKALLNIPTEITVDIVNSNKIVLVLVLTIVKRRPSMLRYLKEAFRLNLTVGFIYYLAMISHKLFSKQKNNLERNVEQTYEYLLTQASSIGDIEGNKILRLALLTNLFKFSKCLIERYTIDFQAVDELNGWNVFHLCVSRPRCDDDNVLDTMLELFRCMFNKTEMNCFHVFDKKKRCILHLAIANGHKSIMEYIVARKLDINYLNAIESLGMDALPSLIFCCRAIYKISNCLLETECCREVLSKLLKQISKISFANPDESAENANRISLLLQENVVELYKIAADCGSLCLIYYLHRDFRSTIVSSFHGKNGLECIKKSLNSSDFRLFQWMVRQYCIDYHIKNRNENETEEQFIYDIFDKCDAERFDPRSVDTRQIYYYTELSYGVAELTNNKSKEDLCIIKLVVLAVSLTHEPAIRYLCDTFALNIDQKLMFFIMKNAHAASWKSNECMFCKADFDSMYKYLFERTSNLYEIDADGTNLLHLAVSNRLNCMAIFLIKQEIFNITTVNKQNGWNVFHYCVSRNSEQSLEVCCIENEYLFHYMLERVLKNDESTADVTVEELCFKANDGRQSVIQVAVEFGYVKTVEYLIRLRLGIDEIDEQKILNVNECERFKECYDLLQQMIEKFPFNAQSEKLLNKIAKPIDRFLLANIKHANKAKKVDTCRTAIKYRSVSTLEYLTTEYSRQTSQALASSSSRELFGCMMECIRRNRNSLFNVLVDHYSTLPDIQSSMKVQYETLARSFFRLLGGDAERDPSPIKSKFCYDSEIDEGLIEWSVLDQTDHRVSKYQGWIPLLILSLVHKRLVMTQYLVDKLKPIFNKSLVIAIMKMFNRIERFDHKILIYEFLESAYEKKTSLLHLYCAAGDEQMVRYLMSNFDPSRIESDEGWNAAHYCVSEPMSYDSWSNTLKLFVFLMHKKNVDCYGVYGRRGVSVLHLAVENGHKRIVEHIIRDQLGIEANGDIQDTWNLEKLNEFILEFERIISRAWNSRPYYDDILRKLNDRKMELTAFKQLFY comes from the coding sequence ATGGCGAATCCATGTTCATCGAAACGCCCAACTGGCAACAAAAAGGGCCAACAAGATTCCTCCAAGATCAAGAGCAATCTATCAGGTCTGAAACATGCACTGCATGGGACATCGTATCAGTTGAAACTTGGAATTGTTGTTTGTCTGGCGAGTGCTAGAAAATTATTAGTACCAAACAGCAACTTCACCTTCAAGGTCATAGCAGAGGATCCTACGGCCGGTAAGTTCGATGACATCGTGTATACCTTTCGAGAAGGCGACTATACAGGAACGCTGAAGATTCAAGCGAAACATAAGCTAAATAAGAGTGCGCTGCAGGATGACGGCAGTAAAAAATCTTCAGAGATTCAAGGAAAACCCAAACACGAATCGACCGGCCCCAAGATTACTTCGAACGATTTCATAGCGGAtgcaaaaaatgatttttatatCGAACAATACTACAAATCGTTCCGTGAtcaacaaccacaaacaatTGAAACTGGTCTGGAAGGATTAATCATCTGCACCAACGCGGTTGTAGATGACGACGCTCAAGTAATGTGGGCACCAATCGACCCAAAAGCGACATCGCTGGATTTCTACATTTCAACGTTATTCCGTCAAATTCGAGGTACTTGTTATCAACTTAAAACTCATTATAAACGTGCCATATTAGCCAAACTGATGATCAATGCAATGAAATCAAAGGAGGAAATGGTATCCTGGCAAAACCCCCTCTTCAAAGAGTATCGTGGGGCGATCCTTAGTATTATCAATAAGGAAGACATTTCAACGAGTGTTCCTTCATTCAAGTTTACAGACAGGTTTTTAGACTCTTCCTTCGTTAACGTTTCGCCAAGCTATGAAGCATTTAGAAAGGAGTTTGAAGATCAATACCGACAAGAATTTCAAATCGAAAGGTCTGTATGGGATGATTTGAAAGAGAAACGTGTGTATGTTTCGGAAGCCTTTCTGTCggatgaaaaaaatcaatatttttcctCAGCTTCATTTCCAGAAGACAATGTGGATGAATCTTTTAATTCCTTCTGCGAACGATTTCGTTTAGTTTGTGACACCTTTAGTGAGCATGGTCTAGATGACGCAATTTCAGAACTTTGGGGAAATTTGCATTCTGAAGGTAATACTAGTCAGGGGAAAAGGTGTGTAGAGACGAATTTAGTTACTGAGAAACTATTCAAAACGAATTTTGATTGGTTGATGGATCCATTTGCCAAGCCGTTACATTCAGatgattttaaaaatgatCTCGAGAATATTCAAAGCACATTAGCACATATTAAGTTAAAAGGTACCTCTGATAAACTCCGCAAGAAAGTAATGGGTTCGTCGTTTAGAATCCGCCCCGCAGCTCTTCAAGCATCGGAGTTGTATGAGCAAATTGAATCTGAGACCCTCTTAGAAATTGAGGCATATGATATCCAATTGGGAGTAACGCTAATATCAGACATTTTGGCTATGCAACGTAAAGATATTCATAATGCTTTATTGCTCGACGATAAGGAATTCGTTGATAAGTCGACAGTAGCAGAAAATGTTTTTAGTACCTCTGAGAACCTAAGCTGTTTGATCATTATTTGCCATGAAGCGTTCAAAACGGTTCAACGTATCGTACgaagatggaaaaaagaaatactaAATACCCCTACAAAACAAGTTCTTCTTGTCAGGAAAGTATTTGAAACTTCAGTTGATCTTAACTGCTTTTGCATTCGGGATGTAACCGACGAATCATGGAAGCAGTTCCTCGATAAAAGCATTCCTTTTTGCGGTACAACCATTTTGGCGGCCAAACTGTTTCAGAACAATTTTGCTGAAACTTCCCTCGAAGAATTTATCCAAGAGTTGGACTTCGGGAAGCAAATGAATGAACAAAACCCAATTATTCAGACATATCAGGAAATTGAGAGCACGTACGTTCAACGTGGTTGGATCGATcagaaaacaaaactacaGGCAGAGAATCTATATAGATCAGATCGTGGCAAAATGATCGACATCCTTAAAGACATACGTGAaatgcaagaagaaaaaattagCTTCGTGGAAATAACTGAACGCATAAGGAAACTTTTGACATTCGATTGTATTTTCACAGAGGCAAACAAGCGAGGGGAAGCAATGGAACTTGCCGGTGGGGACGATGTTAAAAAGGTTTTGATATTATTAGGAGAAGCGGGACTCGGAAAATCAACGAGTCTCACATGGTTGGCTTGGCATTTGTGGAATCAAAACCCGGCTTTCTGGGTTATTCGATGTAACCTATCGGATCATTGTTCcgattttaaaccatttttacaAAACATAAAGAATGGGTCTGATATAGTCatcgatgaaaatgaagcgTTGCAGCTGTTGTATACGCTTATTTATTCATCGCTTCTGGGACAGAAAAACGCTCAGAAATGCCCGGAGTGTTTAGTTCTTTCTTATGGAAAAGTAATGTTGAACGTTGAACTGATGAAACATCATAACTTGTCGTTACACAACTTAATCCATCTGTTGTTATTCCAGGAAAAGTTTAATGCAGGTGaattggtgttgctgttggatgGGTTCGATGAAATAGCTCCGCATTACAAGGATGTGGTGTTGAAGCTTCTCTTTCATTTTGATCAATTTAATGGATTAAGAAAAATGTACCTCACAAGTCGTCCTTACGGCTTTAAACAACTATTTAAAAAGGCATTCAAAGAGCTAGCATTTTTTCAATTGAAACCTCTCTCATTGCAAAATAAAGGCTCTATGCTATAtaggatgatgaagaggaaattaaattatacGAAAATAGACACTGAAGAAATAGTAGATTTCCACAAAgcgttgtgtgttttgatcCTTTATTATTTGGATGAAATGAGCAACGTTCCATTGAACCTGATGATGTCAGTGGAAATGTTTTTGGAACTTGCTGAACGATACATAAACTGTCCTTTAAAAACTGTCAACAAAGAACTGTTTGAAGCAATGAAAGACAGGTCCAAATCATCGTTTATCATAGAAAAGttcgtggaaatgaaaatccagTTAATTTATTGCAAGTTTGGAGCAAAACAAGATGCAGTTGATAATCCTATTTTAATAGACAAACATAAGGAAGAgatagaaaaaataaaacggcaGCATGGACTTGTAGCATTGTGGGTTTTGCTTAGCAAAGATGAAGTAGAATCTATCTTATCAGCATCTGAGATGTGTGAGGCAAGCGATTGCATGGAGCACATACAAGAAGCCAGAGAAAAAACTGGCATTATCCATGGAATTAAGGACGGTACACCAATTTTTATTCATCGAACATTCGCCGAGTATTTGGCTGCTTGGTGGGTTATCCAGCGACAAATGGAAGGGAAGCATAAACGAGAGATAAAAATATCTAGTCTACAGTCgttttgggaggaaaatggCCTACGAAAACATGTTGATAAAATTCTGGCTAAAGaccatcctcttcatcttGCAGTCATTGAGCACGATTGGGAAACGATAAAATCATTAGTTTCCGGAAATCTTACTACTTTCAATGAAAAGGATGGTGGAAATAGGACTCTATTACACCTTTTGGCATGTTATGTGGAATTTAAATACTGGGGCAACTTGTTACCCAATTTTGTTGAATCAAACAAGAGTTTATCTGACATGATAAGAGTCAAAGAAAGATTATTTGGTTTCACTGCTTTTGATTGCGCGGTCCATATCAATGTCCATTTCTTGTATAACCCTACCGAGCACTCCGAGTTtatatgttttcttttgcatcATGGGGCATCAATAAACATAGGTATTCTGTATGAACAGTTAGTTTCATCTGGACAAGTTAAAATTCGCCAGGCTGCAAGGTATGCCAAATACGCTATGGAATATCTAAGCCGACGAGCAATTGAGTATGAATCTGACGATGTCGGTagaaacatgaaacaattttGTCATAATGTGGCGCAGGTTTTGAACAATGAGTCATCCGCACATATCGCAGGACCATTCAATCGGCAAAATATCTCGAGACATGAGCATTGTTACATAGAACATTCCATCTTAGAATACATTATCGAAGAAGATTCGGTTTGGATGCTAGATAGTATAAAGCAACAGATGGTTGATCAAGAGCAATTCGTTCACATGGTAAGAAATTCATTGTTCGAATTGGCGttggaaaagaaatcaatttttgtGTTAAGCTTTTTTGTTCAGCTTGATGCATCCTTGTTAAGTCACGACAATCTTTGGAGATGCATACTAAATACTGTGGATTTAAATTACacaaatgaatttaaatgttttgtcGATCTGTACATTTCTCAATTAACTGTTAACATTAGCAATTTTAAATCGTGTTCAAATGaaagcaatgatgatgatgataatgtaaattattttcctaATGCAGTTGTTGAAAACGATATCTACATACTTGACCAATATCTTCACAAAGCATTATTGAATATTCCAACTGAAATCACAGTCGATATTGTGAATAGTAACAAAATAGTTTTGGTGTTAGTTTTAACCATAGTCAAACGAAGACCATCAATGTTGCGGTACTTGAAAGAGGCCTTTAGATTGAATCTTACTGTCGGTTTTATTTACTATCTTGCAATGATATCCCACAAATTGttttctaaacaaaaaaataatttagaaAGAAATGTAGAACAAACATATGAATATCTCCTGACACAGGCATCAAGCATAGGGGACATCGAAGGGAATAAAATTCTTCGACTTGCCCTGTTAACTAACCTTTTTAAATTCTCTAAATGTCTAATTGAGCGATACACTATCGATTTCCAAGCTGTTGATGAgttgaatggatggaatgtgTTCCATTTATGTGTTTCACGGCCACGCTGTGATGACGATAATGTTCTGGACACAATGCTAGAATTGTTTCGCTGCATGTTTAACAAAACTGAGATGaattgttttcatgtttttgataagaaaaaacGATGCATTCTGCATCTTGCAATCGCAAATGGCCACAAAAGTATAATGGAATACATAGTGGCTCGGAAATTAGATATCAATTATTTGAATGCCATAGAAAGCCTAGGAATGGATGCCTTACCAAGTTTAATATTTTGCTGTCGTGCAATTTACAAGATATCAAATTGTCTCCTAGAAACGGAGTGCTGTCGTGAAGTGCTTTCTAAGCTACTCAAGCAAATTTCTaagatttcatttgcaaacccTGATGAATCCGCTGAAAATGCAAATAGAATTTCTTTGTTACTTCAAGAAAATGTCGTAGAGTTGTACAAAATTGCGGCGGATTGCGGTTCCCTATGCCTGATATACTATTTACATCGTGACTTTCGTAGCACGATCGTGTCATCGTTTCATGGTAAAAATGGGTTAGAATGCATAAAAAAGAGCTTGAATTCATCTGATTTTCGGTTGTTCCAATGGATGGTTCGTCAATATTGTATCGACTATCACATAAAAAATCGTAACGAAAATGAGACGGAAGAGCAATTTATTTACGACATTTTTGACAAATGTGATGCCGAAAGATTTGACCCACGCAGTGTAGATACACGTCAAATATATTACTACACTGAGTTGAGCTATGGTGTAGCAGAATTAACGAATAATAAATCAAAGGAAGATTTATGCATTATAAAGCTTGTGGTCCTCGCGGTGAGCCTCACACATGAGCCAGCCATCAGGTACTTGTGTGATACATTTGCTTTAAACATCGATCAGAAGTTAATGTTCTTTATTATGAAAAATGCACACGCAGCCTCGTGGAAAAGCAATGAATGTATGTTCTGTAAGGCTGATTTTGATTCAATGTATAAATATCTTTTCGAACGAACTTCCAATCTTTACGAAATAGATGCCGATGGTACAAATTTGTTACATCTTGCAGTTTCAAATAGACTCAACTGTATGGCCATTTTCTTGATTAAGCAAGAGATTTTCAATATCACGACCGTTAATAAGCAGAACGGGTGGAATGTCTTCCATTACTGTGTTTCGCGAAACTCTGAACAATCGCTTGAAGTTTGCTGTATcgaaaatgaatatttatttcattacatGCTAGAACGGGTGCTTAAGAACGATGAGAGTACGGCCGATGTTACGGTCGAAGAACTCTGCTTCAAAGCTAATGACGGAAGACAGAGTGTCATTCAAGTTGCGGTTGAGTTTGGATACGTAAAAACGGTGGAGTACCTCATTCGCTTACGGCTTGGAATTGACGAAATCGACGAACAGAAAATATTGAATGTAAATGAATGTGAAAGATTTAAAGAATGTTATgatttgctgcagcaaatgATAGAAAAATTTCCATTCAATGCACAATCTGAAAAACTCTTAAATAAAATAGCCAAACCCATTGATAGGTTTTTACTAGCAAATATTAAACATGCAAATAAAGCAAAGAAAGTAGATACCTGTCGAACAGCGATCAAGTATAGATCTGTTTCAACATTGGAGTATCTGACCACGGAGTACTCGCGTCAAACGAGCCAAGCATTGGCTAGTAGCTCTAGCAGAGAATTGTTTGGCTGCATGATGGAATGCATCcgacgaaacagaaacagttTGTTCAATGTGCTAGTTGATCACTATAGCACCTTACCAGATATTCAATCTAGCATGAAGGTTCAATATGAAACATTGGCTCGTTCATTTTTTAGACTTCTTGGTGGAGATGCCGAACGTGATCCATCACCTATTAAATCGAAATTTTGTTACGATAGCGAGATTGACGAGGGCCTTATAGAGTGGTCAGTACTAGACCAAACGGACCACAGAGTGTCCAAATACCAGGGTTGGATACCGTTGCTTATTCTGTCACTGGTGCATAAGAGGCTCGTAATGACACAATACTTGGTTGACAAACTTAAGCCTATCTTCAATAAATCGTTAGTTATAGCAATCATGAAAATGTTTAACAGAATAGAACGTTTTGACCAtaaaattttgatttatgaattCCTAGAAAGCGCGTATGAAAAGAAAACTAGTTTGTTGCATCTTTATTGTGCGGCTGGGGACGAGCAGATGGTTCGATATCTTATGAGCAATTTTGATCCCAGTAGAATTGAATCGGATGAAGGGTGGAATGCCGCTCACTATTGCGTATCAGAACCGATGTCTTATGACAGCTGGAGTAATACTTTAAAATTATTTGTATTCCTTATGCATAAGAAGAATGTGGACTGCTACGGTGTTTATGGTCGGAGAGGTGTAAGTGTTCTGCATTTGGCTGTGGAAAACGGCCACAAACGAATAGTCGAACACATAATCCGTGATCAATTGGGCATAGAAGCTAATGGTGATATACAAGATACGTGGAACTTAgagaaattaaatgaattcaTCCTTGAATTCGAACGAATTATTTCACGCGCCTGGAATTCCAGGCCATACTATGACGACATTTTACGAAAACTCAATGATCGCAAAATGGAATTAACAGCATTCAAACAATTATTCTATTAA